A single Gambusia affinis linkage group LG22, SWU_Gaff_1.0, whole genome shotgun sequence DNA region contains:
- the LOC122825876 gene encoding uncharacterized protein LOC122825876 — translation MEHGTGWRHTVRKWPPSEVTNHCHKLVIPEGLPDKKFVLVIGDSHLRSFVDGVVEMTSGCIQFGFISTPGAAAADLRLEVLNAVVPREPAVCIMAPSNNLTASRNPEEAGQEFERYLLAVCSRWPKVFCTGFIPRLTEPREKQNLFQQEFHRRSAKLGRYYPVADYFPLGRLNLWCRDGIHLSDNHGMQMLKQLIWVFSYKFMYLSAPKPLVQSQASPPYKQRFLPRVVVKGEERSRPSSPLPTEWTLVRSGRKRNLSGESDCLSDSPKKRVVHHQWDHTPVALSACDIPSNPVHFSPAILVAMETVSPSAVPDVHTGTETKPVEHPKKPTVSKSRRVRQKVC, via the exons ATGG AACATGGCACCGGCTGGCGCCATACTGTGAGAAAATGGCCACCTAGTGAAGTGACTAACCACTGTCACAAGCTGGTCATTCCAGAGGGACTGCCTGATAAGAAG TTCGTTCTTGTTATCGGCGATTCCCATTTACGATCATTTGTCGACGGCGTTGTTGAGATGACAAGCGGCTGCATCCAGTTTGGTTTCATCTCCACTCCTGGTGCTGCTGCAGCCGACTTGCGACTCGAGGTTCTGAACGCCGTCGTACCTCGGGAGCCTGCTGTCTGCATCATGGCTCCTTCAAACAACCTTACGGCCAGTCGTAACCCAGAAGAAGCCGGACAGGAGTTTGAGCGGTACCTGTTGGCTGTCTGTAGTCGTTGGCCTAag GTTTTTTGTACCGGCTTCATACCCCGCTTGACCGAGCCCAGAGAGAAGCAGAACTTGTTTCAGCAAGAATTCCACCGCAGGTCGGCAAAGCTAGGTaggt ATTATCCCGTtgctgactactttcctctggGCCGTCTCAATCTGTGGTGCCGTGATGGC ATTCACCTTAGCGACAACCATGGGATGCAGATGCTCAAGCAACTTATATGGGTGTTTTCCTATAAGTTCATGTACTTGTCAGCACCAAAGCCACTGGTGCAGAGTCAGGCAAGTCCTCCTTATAAACAGAGATTTCTGCCCCGTGTGGTGGTGAAGGGAGAGGAGCGTTCTCGTCCTTCTTCTCCACTCCCTACCGAATGGACGCTTGTGAGATCTGGCAGGAAG AGGAACCTCTCGGGAGAATCGGACTGTTTGTCTGATTCACCCAAGAAAAGAGTGGTTCATCACCAG TGGGATCACACTCCTGTGGCTTTATCGGCGTGTGACATCCCATCCAATCCTGTCCATTTCTCACCTGCTATCTTGGTGGCCATGGAAACAGTCTCTCCATCGGCTGTTCCAGATGTTCACACCGGCACTGAG ACAAAGCCTGTGGAACATCCAAAAAAACCAACTGTCTCAAAGTCTAGGCGTGTGAGACAGAAGGTTTGTTAA